A genomic window from Methanobrevibacter sp. TLL-48-HuF1 includes:
- a CDS encoding nucleotide sugar dehydrogenase, giving the protein MKICIIGQGYIGLPTAALFTKNHCEVVGVDVNEKVVETLNQGKIHIEEPGIGEIIKKAVEKGVYSASTTPVKADAFIITVPTPYIAENYTCDLSYVISACESILPYLEKGNTVIVESTIAPMSMDDYVKPIFEKAGYTIGKDLYLAHCPERVLPGKIMYELVHNDRIVGGITPECSIKASEVYGQFVEGALMKTEAKTAELSKCMENTFRDVNIALANELTKICTKIGVNALDVIEMANKHPRVNLHSPGPGVGGHCLAIDPYFIYSKAPEYAKIIKLARDTNNSMPEFVYENVKKITPNGKIAVLGVAYKGNTGDDRESPAYEIIAKLKEDNYEISICDPHVANEEYVDLKQATKDANLILILCDHDEFKDLDYDLIKENMEKAIIFDTKNIIKEVPEDIKLYNYGNLFSL; this is encoded by the coding sequence ATGAAAATTTGTATTATTGGACAAGGCTACATCGGATTGCCAACAGCTGCACTTTTTACAAAAAATCACTGTGAAGTTGTTGGAGTAGATGTTAATGAAAAGGTTGTTGAAACTTTAAATCAGGGAAAAATTCATATTGAAGAACCTGGAATTGGTGAAATAATTAAAAAAGCTGTTGAAAAAGGCGTATATTCTGCTTCAACAACACCTGTAAAAGCTGATGCATTTATAATAACTGTGCCAACACCATACATTGCTGAAAATTACACATGTGATTTAAGTTATGTTATCAGTGCATGTGAATCCATACTTCCTTATTTGGAAAAAGGAAATACTGTAATTGTTGAATCTACAATAGCTCCAATGTCTATGGATGATTATGTTAAACCTATTTTTGAAAAAGCCGGTTACACAATAGGAAAAGACTTATACCTTGCCCATTGCCCTGAGAGAGTCCTTCCAGGAAAAATCATGTATGAATTAGTACATAATGATCGTATTGTAGGTGGAATAACCCCTGAATGCTCAATTAAAGCCAGTGAAGTTTATGGTCAGTTTGTTGAAGGTGCATTAATGAAAACAGAAGCAAAAACTGCAGAATTATCCAAATGTATGGAAAATACTTTTAGAGACGTTAACATTGCACTAGCTAATGAACTTACAAAAATATGTACTAAAATAGGAGTAAATGCATTGGATGTAATTGAAATGGCAAATAAACATCCAAGAGTAAACCTGCACTCACCAGGACCTGGAGTTGGAGGACACTGCCTAGCTATTGACCCTTATTTCATTTATTCAAAAGCACCGGAATATGCAAAAATAATAAAACTAGCCAGAGACACCAACAACTCAATGCCCGAATTTGTATATGAAAATGTTAAAAAAATAACACCAAATGGCAAAATAGCAGTTTTAGGAGTTGCATATAAAGGAAACACTGGTGATGACAGGGAAAGTCCGGCATATGAGATAATAGCTAAATTAAAAGAAGACAACTATGAAATAAGCATCTGTGATCCCCATGTAGCCAATGAAGAATATGTTGATTTAAAGCAGGCTACCAAAGATGCAAACCTTATTTTAATATTATGTGACCATGATGAGTTTAAAGACCTTGATTACGATTTAATCAAAGAAAACATGGAAAAAGCAATTATATTCGACACTAAAAATATAATAAAAGAAGTACCTGAAGACATTAAGCTTTACAATTATGGAAATTTATTTAGTCTTTAA